Proteins from one Triplophysa dalaica isolate WHDGS20190420 chromosome 6, ASM1584641v1, whole genome shotgun sequence genomic window:
- the stx8 gene encoding syntaxin-8 codes for MSQDLWSQNYDATCRLTQEIAENTHERNRQQRTGGNPAKLNMTLRASLQKLKQNVAQLRENLMRDAAQRHIMQAEADRRQNLVDDLSTREKRLNAFFKGDITEAEQSRSTLMTENRAGPTVNPWVVNETEETRGLSFGEIRQQQQQIVEAQDAGLDALAAVISRQKQMGREIGNELDEHNEIIDDITQLVDKTDSRIKNETHKVKLVENKSASCGMLVVIVLLLIAIIVVAVWPTG; via the exons ATGTCGCAGGATTTGTG GTCACAGAATTATGATGCGACTTGTCGACTGACTCAAGAAATTGCAGAAAATACTCATGAAAGGAACAGGCAGCAGAGAACCGGGGGAAACCCAGCCAAG CTTAACATGACCCTAAGAGCATCATTACAAAAACTTAAGCAGAATGTAGCACAGCTTAGGGAGAATTTGATGCGAGATGCTGCTCAACGGCACAT AATGCAAGCTGAAGCAGACAGAAGACAAAACCTTGTTGACGATCTTTCTACCAGAGAAAAAAGGCTAAACGCCTTCTTTAAAGGAGACATCACAGAAGCAGAGCAATCAAG GTCAACGCTGATGACAGAAAATAGGGCGGGGCCAACAGTGAACCCTTGGGTTGTCAATGAAACTGAGGAAACCAGAGGACTCAGCTTTGGAGAAATAagacaacagcagcagcagattGTTGAAG CTCAGGATGCTGGCTTGGATGCTCTTGCTGCAGTCATAAGCAGACAAAAACAGATGGGTCGGGAAATCGGCAATGAGCTGGATGAACACAATG agATAATTGATGACATCACTCAGCTCGTGGACAAGACAGACAGCCGCATCAAAAACGAGACACACAAAGTCAAGTTGGTGGAGAACAAATCTGCTTCCTGTG GCATGCTGGTGGTGATCGTTCTTCTGCTCATTGCTATCATTGTTGTAGCAGTTTGGCCCACAGGGTAA